Proteins from a single region of Bos javanicus breed banteng chromosome 25, ARS-OSU_banteng_1.0, whole genome shotgun sequence:
- the LOC133238386 gene encoding ferritin light chain-like codes for MSSQIRQNYSTEVEAAVNRLVNMQLRASYTYLSLGFYFDRDDVALEGVGHFFCELAKEKREGAERLLKLQNQRGGRALFLDVQKPSQDEWGKTQEAMEAALLVEKNLNKALLDLHGLASARGDPHICDFLENHFLDEEVKLIKKMGDHLTNLRRLAGPQAGLGEYLFERLTLKHD; via the coding sequence ATGAGCTCCCAGATTCGTCAGAATTATTCTACCGAGGTGGAGGCCGCTGTCAACCGCCTGGTTAACATGCAACTGCGGGCCTCCTACACCTACCTCTCTCTGGGCTTCTATTTCGACCGCGACGATGTGGCCCTGGAGGGTGTGGGTCACTTTTTTTGCGAATTGGCCAAGGAGAAGCGCGAGGGCGCGGAGCGTCTCTTGAAACTGCAAAACCAGCGTGGCGGCCGCGCCCTCTTCCTGGACGTGCAGAAGCCATCTCAAGATGAGTGGGGTAAAACCCAGGAGGCTATGGAGGCCGCCCTGCTCGTAGAGAAGAACCTGAATAAAGCCCTGTTGGATCTGCATGGCCTGGCTTCTGCCCGCGGAGACCCCCACATCTGTGACTTCCTGGAGAACCACTTCCTAGATGAGGAAGTGAAACTCATCAAGAAGATGGGTGACCACCTGACCAACCTCCGCAGGCTGGCTGGTCCCCAGGCTGGGTTGGGCGAGTATCTCTTCGAAAGGCTCACCCTCAAGCACGACTAG